DNA sequence from the Sphingomonas taxi genome:
GCCGGCATCTTCGCGTGCAAGGGCTGTGCGCAGCCCGCCTTTTCGTCGAAGACCAAGTTCGAGAGCGGCACCGGCTGGCCGAGCTTCTACGCGCCGCTGCCGCGCGCGGTGGGAACGCGGGTCGACGGCTCGCTGATGATGCAGCGCACCGAAGTGCATTGCAGCCGCTGCGGCGGCCATCTGGGCCATGTCTTCGACGACGGACCGAAGCCGACCGGGAAGCGCTATTGCATGAACGGCGTGGCGATGACGTTCCGGGCGGCCTGAGAGGCGACCGACCCGCCGTCATCCCGGCGAACGAGACGCACCGGCCCCTCTCATACCGTCATCCCCGCGGAGGCGGGGATCCAGACGCGCGGGTCCCCGCTTGAGCGGATACGTCAGCGTATATGGATCCCCGCCTTCGCGGGGATGACGGCTTTCTTGGGGAGAGCGAACCTCTGCCCCGTACTTCCTGCTTACCGGCCCGCGACCGGAACCACCGGCACGGCGGCGGCGGTCGCGATGATGCTGGTGTCGACGGCGGCGTCGCTCGCAGGAGCGGCATCGGTATCGATGGCGGGGGCATGGCCCGAATAGATGAAGCCGTTGGTCGGATAGCTCGACGTGCCGAGACCGCCGTTGGGACCGTACCAGACCTTGACCTCGCTCCAATCGCCTGCCGCCGAGACGTCGATCGCGCGGACGTTGCGCTCGATGCCGCCGGGGCGCGACCAATTGGCGTGGGTCAGCAGCACTTCGCGGTCGCTGACGACCTGCGACACCATCGCGACGTGACCGACGCGCATGCGGCGGGTCGACTGGAAGGCGAGCACCGCGCCGACCTTGGGCGCATGGCCACGTTCGTAGCGGCCAGCGGCCTGGCCCCACCAGGTATTGGCGTTGCCGTGCAGGTCGATGCCGGAGATCTCGCGGGCATAAGGCGCACACTGCCAGAACTGCGCGAACGCAGGGGTCGCCGTCATCAGGGCGCAGGAGAACACCAGCGCAAAACGCGCTGCCAACGTCTTCACAATCATTTGCTGACCCCCCGGTCAAAACCCGTTCGTCGAGGATGTCGCTAGCCGGGGGTTTGAAAATCTCCAATGGCCGCAGGAACCATAAGAGACGAACGGTGTTGCGGCGCCGATGAGACGACGGAATGCGTCCGAAGGCCTGTCGCTTTATGGCGGATGAACGGCCCCAACGTGCGGAATCGGGCTGATTTCCTGCCCTTTATCGGCGCGGTCGCGGCGGTGACGATCGATAGACCGGGATCGTGAGGCTCGGTCCGTCACCGCATGGACACCGTCACCCTGGACTTGTTCCGGGTCCACCGGGCCGCAAGCGTCACGGCTGCCCTTCCTGCCATTCTCCTCGCCGCAAGGTGGACCCCGGAACAAGTCCGGGGTGACGGGGTGGGCTTGGCTCCCTTGCGACCAATCCAGTATGGCCTCGCCCAAGAGCGCAACCGTACTTTTTAGAATTTCGGGTTTGCAGCGCCCGCCACTCCGCATTACCTCTCGGGCAACGAAATGGCAGTGGAAGCGACATGGCTCTCGATCCCGAAACCTTCGATGCGCTGATCGACACCGTGCGGCGGTTCGTCGCCGAACGGCTCCGCCCGCTCGAGGCGGAGGTCGAGGCGGCGGACGCGATCCCCGAGGGGATCGTCGCCGAGATGAAGGACATGGGCCTGTTCGGCCTGTCGATCGCCGAGGATTATGGCGGGCTCGGCCTCAACATGGTCGAGGAATGCCGCGTCGCGATCGAGATGGGGCGGACGACGCCCGCCTTCCGCTCGGCGTTCGGCACCAACGTCGGCATCGGCAGCCAGGGGCTGGTGATGGCGGGCAGCGCCGAACAGAAGGCCGAATGGCTGCCGAAGATCGCCAGCGGCGAGATCGTCACCAGCTTCGCGCTCACCGAACCCGATGTCGGCAGCGATTCGGGATCGGTGAAGACGCGCGCGGTCCGCGACGGCGACGTCTACCGGCTATCCGGGACGAAGCGCTACATCACCAATGCCGATCGTGCGCAGCTCTTCACCGTGATGGCACGCACCGGTGAGGAGAAGGGCGGCCGCGGCGTCTCCGCCTTTCTCGTGCCGAAGGACCTGCCGGGGATCACGATCGGCGAGCCCGAGAAGAAGATGGGGCAGAAGGGCGCGAAGGTCGCCGACGTGCATTTCGACGACGTCCCCGTCCCCGTCGCCAACCGGCTCGGTGCGGAGGGCGAGGGGTTCAAGATCGCGATGCGCGTGCTCGACCGCGGCCGGCTGCATATCAGCGCGGTCTGCGTCGGCGTCGCCGAGCGACTGATCGCGGACAGCGTCGCTTATGCCGGCAGCCGCACGCAATTCGGCCAGCCGATCGCCAGCCACCAGCTCATCCAGGGCATGATCGCCGACATGAAGACCGAGGCTTTGGTCGCGCGGGCGATGGTGATGGAGACCGCAGCGGCGAAGGATCGCGGCGACGACGTCGTGCTCGAATCGGCGGCGGCGAAATATTTCGCCAGCGAGATGGTCGGCCGCGTCGCCGACAAGGCGGTGCAGATCTACGGCGGCGCCGGTTATATCGCCGATTACGGTATCGAGCGGCTGTATCGCGACGTGCGCCTGTTCCGCATCTACGAAGGCACCAGCCAGATCCAGCAGGTCATCATCGCCCGCGAGACGATCAAGCGCGGCGGGTGAGGTTTGTGAGGCGGCACGGCGCCCTCCCCTCCATCGTCATCCCCGCGCAGGCGGGGATCCAGACGCGCGGTCCCCGCTTGAGCCGGGCCGTCAGCGTTTATGGATCCCCGCCTGCGCGGGGATGACAGAGGCCCGGGCTGGGCAGACACAATCATCGTCACCTCAAAGCGGGGACGATCCATTTGGGAGAGAGACATATGGACACCAACACCCTCTTCCGGCTCGACGGCCGGATCGCGCTGGTCACCGGCGGCAGCCGCGGCATCGGCAAGATGATCGCGGCGGGCTTCGTCGCGCAGGGCGCCAAAGTCTATATCTCCTCGCGCAAGGCCGACATATGCGAGGCGGCGGCCGACGAGCTCGGGCCGAATTGCATCGCGCTGCCGCAGGACGTCAGCACCGTCGCCGGCTGCAAGGCACTCGCCTCGCAGCTCGCCGAGCGCGAGGAGCGGCTCGACATCCTCGTCAACAATGCCGGCGCGGCTTGGGGCGTGCCGTTCGAGGAGTTTTCGGAGGCCGGCTGGGACAAGGTGATGGACCTCAACGTCAAATCCCCCTTCTTCCTGACCCAGGCGCTGCACGGGCTGCTCAAGGCGGCGGGGTCGCGCGCGCGGCCCGCTAAGGTCATCAACATCACCTCGATCGACGGCCAGCGGCTCAATGCGTGGGAGACGTACAGCTATCATGCGTCGAAGTCGGCGCTGATCTTCCTCACCAAGCGGATGGCGGCGCGGCTGGTGCGCGACGGCATCAACGTCACTTCAATCGCACCCGGCGCTTTCCCGAGCGACATGAACAAAGCCGCCCGCGACCATGGCGACGCGATCGCGCGCGGTATCCCGGCGGGCCGGATCGGGGTGGACGAGGATATGGCGGGCGCGGCGATCTATCTCGCCAGCCGCGCGGGCGATTATGTGGTGGGCGAGACGATTACCGTCGACGGCGGGCTGGTCCATGCCGCGCTGGGGACGAGCATCGACGCTTAGGCGCGACCAACGCGCATCACCCTCACCCTCCCGGCGCTCCGCGCCCCCTTCCCTCTCCCGGCGGGAGAGGGAAAAGACGCCGAAGGCGGCAAAGGGTGAGGCCGAGCCGCACCCCGCCCCGCAATTACCGCGCGATGCCGCCAGCGGCGAGCACCGCCAGCGTCACCAGCTCGCTCGCGGTCGAGGTCATCGGTGCGATCTGTACCGGCTTCTCCATGCCGATCAGCATCGGCCCGATGACGCTGTCGCCACCCAGTTCGCGCAGCAATTTGGCGGAGATATGCGCCGATTGCAGGCCGGGCATGATGAGGATGTTCGCCGGACCCGAGAGGCGCGCGAACGGATAATTGGCGAGCTGGCGCGGGTTGAGCGCGACGTCGGGCGGCATCTCGCCTTCATATTCGAAGCCGACGTTGCGCCCGTCGAGCACCGACACCGCCTCGCGGATATTGTCGACCCACGCGCCCTTCGGGTTGCCGAAGGTCGAATAACTCAGCATCGCGACGCGCGGTTCGTGGCCCATGCGGCGCGCGACCTGCGCGGTCTGTTCGGCGAAATCGGCGAGCTGTTCGCCGGTCGGCCGTTCGTTCACCGTCGTGTCAGCGATGAAGACGGTGTGGCTCTGGCCGACGAGGACGTGGATGCCGAACGGGGTGCGGCCCGCCTCGGGATCGATCACGCGCTTCACCTGCCGCATCGATTCGGCCCAAGTGCGGGTGATGCCGGTGATCATCACGTCTGCCTCGCCCAGTTGCAGCAAGGCCGCACCGAAGACGTTGCGATCCTGGTTGATCATCCGCTCGACGTCGCGGCGCAGATAGCCGCGGCGCTGCAGCCGGCTGTAAACGAAATCGACCATCTTCGGGACGAGCGGCGAATGCCGGCTGTTGTGGACCTCATACTCCTGCGGATTGGCGACGCCGAGCGCCTTCAACCGGTCGTAGACGTCGTCGCGGCCGACCAGCACCGGCGTGCCATAGCCGCCTTCCTTGAACGAGATGGCGGCGCGCAGCACTACCTCTTCCTCGCCCTCGGCGAACAGCACGCGCTTCGGCCGCGCCCGCGCGCCCTCATAAGCGAGGCTGAGCACCGAAGTGGTCGGGTTGAGCCGCGCGCGCAGCGTCTGGCGATAGGCGTCCATGTCGAGGATCGGCTTGATCGCCACCCCCGAATCCATCGCCGCCTTGGCCACCGCCGACGGCACCAGCTCCATCAGCCGCGGATCGAACGGCGACGGGATGATATATTCGGGGCCGAAGCTGTGCTGCACGCCATAGGCGACCGCCACTTCCTCGGGCACGCGCTGGCGGGCGAGCTCGGCGATCGCATTGGCGGCGGCGATCTTCATCGCATCGTTGATGCCGGTGGCCCGCACGTCGAGCGCGCCGCGGAAGATGAAGGGGAAGCAGATCACATTGTTGACCTGGTTCGGATAGTCCGACCGGCCGGTGGCGACGATCGCATCGGGGCGCGCCGCCTTGGCGAGCTCGGGGCGGATCTCGGGCTCGGGATTGGCCATCGCGAAGATGATCGGCGACGGCGCCATATGCTCGACCATCTCGGGCTTGAGCGCGCCCGCGGCGGACAGGCCGAGGAACACGTCCGCGCCCTCCAGCGCCTCGGTCAGCGTGCGCTTGGTGGTGTTGGCGGCATGCGCCGACTGCCACTGGTTCACGTCGTCGCGACCCTGATAGATGACGCCGGTCTTGTCGCACATGATGACGTTGTCGTGGCGCACGCCCATCGCCTTCATCAGCTCGGTGCAGGCGATCGCCGCCGCGCCCGCGCCGTTGACGACGAGCTTGACGTCCGACAGGCGGCGGCCGGTGAGCAGGCAGGCGTTGATGAGCCCCGCCGAGGCGATGATCGCGGTGCCGTGCTGGTCGTCATGGAAGACCGGGATGTTCATCCGCTCGCGCAGCGTCTGCTCGATGATGAAACATTCGGGCGCCTTGATATCCTCGAGGTTGATGCCGCCGAAGGTCGGCTCCATCAGCTCGACCGCGTCGATGAAGCGGTTGACGTCCTCGGTCTTCAATTCGATGTCGATCGAATCGACGTCGGCGAAGCGCTTGAAGAGCACCGCCTTGCCCTCCATCACCGGCTTGGACGCGAGCGCGCCGAGATTGCCCATGCCGAGGATCGCGGTGCCGTTCGAGATGACGGCGACCAGATTGCCCTTGGCGGTATAGTCATAGGCCATCGCCGGATCGTCGGCGATCGCCTGCACCGGCACCGCGACGCCGGGCGAATAGGCGAGCGCGAGGTCGCGCTGCGTCGCCATCGGCTTGGACGCGATGATCTCGATCTTGCCGGGCCGTCCCTCGGAATGGAACAGGAGCGCCTCGCGCTCGGAGAATTGGACGGACGCTTCGTCGGACATGGGACCTCGCTGACGGGCTGACGCTACGGCTCTTGACCGGTTCGGGCCGGGCTTTCAACCCGCGGCGGTAGGGGTTATGTTGCTGGCATGACGCCCGAGGCACAGATACCGCCCCGTAATGCGCGCCGACCGACGCGCGACGACTTCGTTCGGGCGAAGGCTGGCTATGCGTCCGGATACGGCGTCGATCATGTCGTGGTCGGCGAATGGTTGCGAACCTGGGGGGAACCGGGCCAGGTGCCTTTCGCGGAATGGCTTGCGCAGCAGGATGGCTAGCGTCATCTGGCGCCAAGAGGCGCTCGATGAGCTTGATGCGATCATTGTCTACATCAAAGGTTTCGATCCGAGCGCTGCCGTGAAAACCGGTGGCCGTCTGATCGCTCTCGGGCAAAGCCTGGTTGATTTTCCTCGACGGGGACGACCGATGGGCGACGGCCTACGGGAGCTGACCTCGGTACCGCCGTATATCATTCGCTATCACGTCGTGGACGAGGCCGTTCACATCCTTTCCGTCCGCCACGGCGCCCGTCTTCTGGATTGACCCTTCCCCGATGACCACCCCCACCCCGATGATGGCGCAATATCTCGCGCTCAAGGCCGAGGCGGAGGATTGCCTCCTCTTCTATCGCATGGGCGATTTCTTCGAACTGTTCTTCGACGACGCGCGGATCGCCAGCGGCGTGCTCGATATCGCGCTGACCTCGCGCGGCGAGCATGACGGCGAGAAGATCCCGATGTGCGGCGTGCCGGTCCATGCCGCCACCGCCTATCTGCAACGGCTCATCAAGGCCGGGCATCGCGTCGCGATCGCCGAACAGACCGAGACGCCCGCCGAGGCCAAGGCGCGCGGCGGCTACAAGGCGCTGGTATCGCGCGGCATCGTCCGCGTCGTCACCGCCGGCACGCTGACCGAGGAGGCGCTGCTCGATGCGCGCAGCGACAATTGGTGCGTCGCGATCGGCGAGGCGGCGGGCGCGGTGGCACTCGCCGCCGCCGACGTCTCCACCGGGCGGTTCGAGGTGATCGACTGTTCCATCGACGCGCTCGGTGCCGAGCTGGCGCGGCTCGGCGCGGCGGAGGTGGTGGCGTCCGAAGCCTCGGACCAGGCCGCCGCCGCGACGACGCTGCGGCCGAAGCAGACGTTCGACAGCGGCAGCGGCGAGACGCGGCTGAAGACGCTGTTCGGCGTCGCGACGCTCGACGGCTTCGGCCAGTTCAGCCGCGCCGGGCTCGCCGCGGCGGGCGGGCTGATCGCCTATCTCGAACATACCGCCAAGGGCGCCCTGCCCTTCCTGCGCCCGCCGCGGCTCAGCCAGGCCGCCGAGACGATGGCGATCGACGCGGCGACGCGCGACAGCCTCGAACTGACCTGCACCACCGGCGGCCAGCGCAAGGGCAGCCTGCTCGACTGTATCGACCGCACGGTGACGGGCGCCGGCGCGCGGCTGCTGGCGAGCGACCTCGGCGCCCCGCTGATGGACAGAGCGGCGATCGACGCGCGGCTCGATCTCGTCCAGCATTTCCATGACGCCACCGGCCAGCGCGAACAGGTCCGCGCGGCGCTGCGGGCGCTGCCCGATATTGGCCGGGCGCTCGGGCGGCTGGCGGCGGGACGCGGGTCGCCGCGCGATCTGGGGCAGCTTCGCGACGGGCTCGACGGGGCATGGCATCTCGGCGAGCGGCTGGCGCAGATCGATGCGCCGCTCGCGCTGCTCGATCGCGTCGCGCCGCGACTGCGCGGCCATGGCGCGCTGATCGACCTGCTCAAGCGCGCGCTCGTCCCCTCGCCGCCGATCGAGGCGAGCGACGGCGGTTATATCGCCGCGGGCTATGACGTCGCGCTCGACGAATTGCGCGACACCGGCGCCGGCGGCCGTCGCGCCATCGCCGCGCTGGAGGCCGAGATGAAGGCGGCGACCGGCATCGCCACGCTGAAGATCCGCCACAACAACGTGCTCGGCTATCACGTCGAGGTGCCGGCGCGATCCGCCGATCCGCTGATGAAGCCCGACAGCGGCTTCACCCATCGCCAGACGCTGGCGGGCGTCGTTCGCTTCAACACGCCGGCGCTGCACGAGGTCGCCGCACGCGTGTCGCAGGCCGGCGCGCATGCGCTCGCCGCCGAGGCCGCGCATCTCGAGGAGCTGACCGCCGCCGCACTCGCGCATCGCGAGGCGATCGCCGCCACCGCCGACGCGCTTGCCCGGATCGACGTCGCCGCGGCGCTCGCCGAGCGGGCGGCGGAGGGACAATGGGCGCGGCCGGCGCTCGCCGACCATCCCTGTTTCGACGTCGTCGGCGGGCGGCATCCGGTGGTCGAGGCGGCGGTGGCGAAATCGGGCGACCGGTTCGTCGCCAACGATTGTACGCTCACCCCCGATTCGCGGCTGTGGCTGGTGACGGGGCCGAACATGGGCGGCAAGTCGACCTTCCTGCGCCAGAATGCGCTGATCGCGGTGCTCGCGCAGACCGGCAGCTACGTTCCCGCCACCAAGGCGACGCTCGGCATGGTCGACCGGTTGTTCAGCCGCGTCGGTGCGTCGGACAATCTCGCGCGGGGTCGTTCGACCTTCATGGTCGAGATGGTCGAGACCGCGGCGATCCTCGCGCAGGCGACGCCGAACAGCTTCGTCATCCTCGACGAGGTCGGCCGCGGCACCTCGACCTATGACGGGCTCGCCATCGCCTGGGCGGTGGTCGAGGCGATCCACGAGGACAATCGCTGCCGCTGCCTGTTCGCGACGCATTACCACGAGCTGACCCGGCTGGCGGAGCGCTGTGAAGCGCTGACGCTGCACCACGTTCGCGCGCGCGAGTGGAAGGGCGAGCTGGTGCTGCTCCACGAGCTGAGCACCGGGCCGGCGGACCGGAGCTACGGGTTGGCGGTGGCGCGGCTCGCGGGAATGCCGCCGGCGACGGTGGCGCGCGCCAAGGCGGTGCTGGCGAAGCTGGAGGCGGGCCGGGCGAAGACCGGCGGGCTGGCGGCGGGGCTCGACGACCTGCCGCTGTTCGCCGCCGCGCAGGTGGCGGAGGAGGAGACGTGCGACGCGATCCGCGCCGAGGTCGAGTCGCTCGACGTCGATGCGCTGACCCCGCGCGAGGCGCTCGATACGCTGTACCGGCTGAAGGCGTTGGCGCGGGAGGGGTAACGCAAAGTCCTCCCCCGCAAGGGGGAGGGGGACCGCTCGGCGCCAGCCGAGTGGTGGAGGGGGAGGATGGGGCGGGAGCTTAATTGCTACTCTCCCGCCCTGTCCTCCCCCTCCGTCACGCCTTCGGCGTGCCACCTCCCCTTTGCGGGGGAGGAATTGCGGCTGCGAGCCTCATCATGCCCCCCACCCAAAGCCCATGTCCCCTTAACCCTCGCGCCGCTATACCCCGCCGCCATGCAGCGCCGTTTCGACCACCTTCCCAACCGCCGCGCGATCGTCGATCGGCGCGCGCTCGCCGAACAGATCGCAGCGATCGACGCCACCGGCATCGCGCTCCGCACGCAGGCCACCGCGATCCTCAAGGAGGCGCTCGCCGAGGGTCGCGCCGAGATCCAGCGGCGGCTCGCCACGCATCCGTCGCGCGGGCTGGAGGCGTCGAACGCGCAGGCGTATCTCACCGACCAGTTGTTGCGCGTGCTGTTCGACCTCGCGACGCAGCGGCTCCACCCGCTCCACAACCCGACCGCGGGCGAGCGGCTGACGCTGATCGCGGTCGGCGGTTACGGCCGCGCCGAGATGGCGCCCTTCTCCGACGTCGACATCGGCTTCCTCACCCCCGGCAAGCAGACGCCCTGGGCCGAGCAGGTCATCGAATCGATGCTCTATGCGCTCTGGGACCTCGCGCTGAAGATCGGTCATTCCAGCCGCTCGCTCGACGAGATGGTGCGGCAGGCGAAGGGCGACGTGACGATCCGCACCGCCTTGCTCGAAGCGCGCTACGTCACCGGCGACGTGGCACTCTACGACGAGGCGGCGAAACGCTTCAAGGCGGAGGTGCAGCACGGCACCGAGCGCCAGTTCATCGCCGACAAGCTTGCCGAGCGCGACGCGCGCCACCGCAAGATGGGCGACACGCGCTATGTCGTCGAACCCAACGTCAAGGAGGGCAAGGGCGGCCTGCGCGACCTCCACACCTTGTTCTGGATCGGCAAATATATTCACGACGTGCAGCGCGGCGCCGATCTCGTTGAGGTCGGCCTGCTGACCAAGGCCGAATATCGCCTGTTCCACCGCGCCGACAATTTCCTCCAGGCGGTGCGCTGCCACCTGCACAGCGTCACCCGCCGCGCCGAGGATCGGCTGACCTTCGACGTCCAGCGCGAGATCGCGACGCGGATGCGCTTCTCCGACCGGCCCGGCAAACCGGCGGTCGAGCGCTTCATGCAATATTACTTCCTACAGGCGAAGACGGTCGGCAACCTCACCGGCGTGTTCCTCGCGCATCTCGACGAGCGGTTCGCGGCGCGCGGGCGGCGGTTCGGGCTGCCGACGATCCGGCGGCGGCCGGATAAATTACACGGCTTCGTGCTCGACCGCGGCCGGCTCGCACTGCCGCGCGACGATTATTTCAGCGAAGACCCGGTGCGGCTGATCGAGATTTTCCAGCTGGCCGATCTGCACGGCGTCGAGATCCATCCGCTGGCGATGCGCGCCGCGGCGCGCGACGCCAAGCTCATCGCGCGCCATCGCCGCGATCCGCGTGCCAATGCCTTGTTCCTCGACGTGCTGACGTCCCCACGCGATCCCGAGCTGGTGCTGCGCTGGATGAACGAGGCGGGGGTGTTCGGCCGCTTCGTGCCCGACTTCGGTCGCGTCGTCGCGCAGATGCAGTTCGACATGTACCACCATTATACGGTGGACGAGCATACGATCCGCGCGATCGGGCTGTTGGCGCGGATCGACAAGGGCGAGCTCAAGGACGATCACCCGCTCGCCTCGGCGATCATCAAGCATATCGTGTCGCGGCGCGTGCTCTATGTCGCGGTGCTGCTGCACGATATCGCCAAGGGGCGCGACGGCGACCATTCGATCCTCGGCGCGGAGGTGGCGGAACGGCTCTGCCCGCGCTTCGGCCTGTCGCCCGCGGAGACCGAGACGGTGGCGTGGCTGGTGCGCTGGCACCTGCTGATGTCGGCGACCGCGTTCAAGCGCGACCTGTCGGACTTCAAGACGATCCTCGATTTCTGCGAGGTCGTGCAGAGCCCCGAACGGCTGCGGCTGCTGCTGGTGCTGACCATCGTCGACATCCGTGCGGTCGGGCCGGGTACGTGGAACGGCTGGAAGCGCCAGTTGCTCGCCGACCTCTACGAAGGGGCGGAGGAGGTGCTGCGGCTCGGCCACAAACAGCGCGGGCGCGCCGAGCGGATCGCGACGCGGCAGGAGACGCTGCAGGCCACGCTGGGCTGGGAACCGGCGCGGTTCGACGCCTTCGTGCGTCGCTTCCCCGAGGCCTATTGGATCGCCGAGCCCGATGACGTGCTCGCGCACAACGCACGCTTCATCGCGGCGGCCGGCGACGCGCAATTATCGATCGACGCGCAGGTCTATGCGACGCGCGGCGCGACATTGGTGACGATCTACGCCGCCGACCATCCCGGCCTGTTCTACCGGATCGCCGGCGCGATCCACGTCGCGGGCGGCAACATCATCGATGCGCGCATCCACACGACGCGCGACGGCATGGCGATCGACAATTTCCTCGTCCAGGACCCGTTCGGGCGGCCGTTCGACGATCTCGACCAGTTGAAACGGCTCAAGATGGCGATCGAGGATGCGCTGGCGAATCGCGGCAAGCTCACCGACCGGCTCGTCGCCAAGCCGGCGGCGCGCACCCGTGCGGATGCGTTCGAGATCGAACCCAATGTGCTGATCGACAATCACGCCTCGAACCGCTTCACGGTGATCGAGGTCAATGCGCGCGACCGGCCGGCGCTGCTCAACCAGCTCGCGCAGGCGCTGTTCCAGTCGAAGGTGACGCTGCATTCGGCGCATGTCGCCACTTATGGCGAGCGCGCGGTCGACACCTTCTACGTCACCGACCTCACCGGCGACCGGATCACCGCACCGGCGCGGCTGAAAACGCTGGAACGCCGGCTTCGCACCGCGGCGAGCGGTGAGACGGTCGAGATGGCGGCGTAAAAAGGGCCGGCGCGCATCGCTGCGGCCGGCCCCTCCCCCGGTAATGCCGGCGGCAACGGGCCAGTCCCCGTTGCCGCTGCGGATCAGAAGCGCGCGCGGATCGTCGCGCCATAGGTGCGCGGCTCGGCGAGATATTGCGAGAAGAGCTGGCGGCCGCCGGGATATTGCGCGTCCTGGAATGCCGCATTGGCCGCGCCTTCCTGGAACGGTGAGTTGAACGCGACCTGCGCGTAATCGACGTTGGTCAGGTTCTGCCCCCAGA
Encoded proteins:
- a CDS encoding [protein-PII] uridylyltransferase; amino-acid sequence: MQRRFDHLPNRRAIVDRRALAEQIAAIDATGIALRTQATAILKEALAEGRAEIQRRLATHPSRGLEASNAQAYLTDQLLRVLFDLATQRLHPLHNPTAGERLTLIAVGGYGRAEMAPFSDVDIGFLTPGKQTPWAEQVIESMLYALWDLALKIGHSSRSLDEMVRQAKGDVTIRTALLEARYVTGDVALYDEAAKRFKAEVQHGTERQFIADKLAERDARHRKMGDTRYVVEPNVKEGKGGLRDLHTLFWIGKYIHDVQRGADLVEVGLLTKAEYRLFHRADNFLQAVRCHLHSVTRRAEDRLTFDVQREIATRMRFSDRPGKPAVERFMQYYFLQAKTVGNLTGVFLAHLDERFAARGRRFGLPTIRRRPDKLHGFVLDRGRLALPRDDYFSEDPVRLIEIFQLADLHGVEIHPLAMRAAARDAKLIARHRRDPRANALFLDVLTSPRDPELVLRWMNEAGVFGRFVPDFGRVVAQMQFDMYHHYTVDEHTIRAIGLLARIDKGELKDDHPLASAIIKHIVSRRVLYVAVLLHDIAKGRDGDHSILGAEVAERLCPRFGLSPAETETVAWLVRWHLLMSATAFKRDLSDFKTILDFCEVVQSPERLRLLLVLTIVDIRAVGPGTWNGWKRQLLADLYEGAEEVLRLGHKQRGRAERIATRQETLQATLGWEPARFDAFVRRFPEAYWIAEPDDVLAHNARFIAAAGDAQLSIDAQVYATRGATLVTIYAADHPGLFYRIAGAIHVAGGNIIDARIHTTRDGMAIDNFLVQDPFGRPFDDLDQLKRLKMAIEDALANRGKLTDRLVAKPAARTRADAFEIEPNVLIDNHASNRFTVIEVNARDRPALLNQLAQALFQSKVTLHSAHVATYGERAVDTFYVTDLTGDRITAPARLKTLERRLRTAASGETVEMAA